The Cloeon dipterum chromosome X, ieCloDipt1.1, whole genome shotgun sequence genome includes a window with the following:
- the Ilk gene encoding integrin-linked protein kinase, whose protein sequence is MEDIFQWTREGNAMQVRVWLDDTEHDLNQGDDHGFSPLHWACKEGHTKIAELLIQRGARVNVTNRGDDTPLHLAAAHGHREILHQLLRHKADVNFINEHGNTPLHYACFWGYQTIAEDLVAQGALVSIANKDGDTPLDKAKGPLSKGLHELAVANGQDLKKIQFKDQSWLGMKTRSRDATLSRHKGIDIGELSLHTRIAEGPSGETWKGRWQKNDIVAKILSIRECTPRISRDFNEEFPKLRIFSHPNVLPVLGCCNSPPRLVVISQWLPNGSLFRLLHEETGGLVVDNAQALRFALGIARGMTFLHSIERITPQFHLNSYHVMIDDDLTAKINMGDAKFSFQERNRIYQPAWMSPEALSKGPKERNWEASDMWSFAILLWELATREVPFADLSPMECGMKIALEGLRVSVPPGISAHLSKLVRICMNEDPGKRPTFEMVMPILEKMQR, encoded by the exons ATGGAGGACATTTTCCAATGGACCCGCGAGGGAAACGCGATGCAAGTGCGCGTCTGGCTCGACGACACCGAACACGACCTCAACCAGGG AGACGACCACGGCTTCAGTCCTCTGCACTGGGCTTGCAAGGAGGGCCACACAAAAATCGCCGAGCTGCTGATTCAACGAGGTGCCAGGGTGAATGTCACCAACCGAGGCGACGACACTCCTCTCCACTTGGCAGCTGCCCACGGGCACAGAGAAATTCTGCACCAG TTGCTCCGCCACAAGGCCGACGTCAACTTCATCAATGAGCACGGCAACACTCCTCTGCACTACGCATGCTTCTGGGGATACCAAACCATTGCTGAAGACTTGGTCGCCCAAGGTGCTCTCGTGTCCATAGCAAACAAGGATGGGGACACTCCACTGGACAAGGCCAAAGGGCCTCTGTCTAAGGGCCTTCACG AGCTGGCAGTGGCCAATGGGCAAGATCTGAAGAAAATCCAGTTCAAGGACCAGAGCTGGCTTGGCATGAAAACGCGTAGTCGTGATGCCACTCTCTCAAGACACAAAGGAATCGACATTGGAGAGCTGTCCCTGCACACAAGAATTGCTGAGGGTCCTTCTGGTGAGACCTGGAAGGGCCGCTGGCAGAAGAATGACATTGTGGCTAAAATCTTGTCGATCAGGGAATGTACTCCCCGCATCTCCAGGGACTTCAACGAAGAGTTCCCCAAACTGAG aattttctcGCACCCAAACGTGCTGCCTGTGCTCGGCTGCTGCAACTCGCCTCCCAGGCTGGTGGTGATCAGCCAGTGGCTGCCCAACGGCTCTCTATTCCGTCTGCTGCATGAGGAAACAGGCGGACTGGTGGTTGACAACGCGCAAGCTCTCAGGTTCGCTCTCGGCATTGCCCGGGGGATGACTTTCCTGCACTCAATCGAGAGGATCACCCCTCAGTTCCACCTCAACTCGTACCACGTCATG attgaTGACGACCTCACTGCCAAAATAAACATGGGGGACGCCAAGTTCTCCTTCCAAGAGAGGAACAGAATCTATCAGCCTGCATGGATGTCGCCTGAAGCCCTGTCCAAAGGCCCAAAAGAGAGGAATTGGGAGGCGTCCGACATGTGGTCTTTCGCCATCCTGCTGTGGGAACTGGCCACCAGAGAAGTGCCCTTCGCTGACCTTTCACCAATGGAGTGTGGCATGAAG ATCGCCCTTGAAGGACTGCGAGTGTCTGTGCCCCCTGGTATTTCAGCCCACCTGAGTAAGCTTGTCAGAATCTGCATGAACGAGGATCCCGGTAAGCGACCCACCTTTGAAATGGTCATGCCCATTCTTGAGAAAATGCAGCGTTAG
- the LOC135945394 gene encoding glutamate receptor 1-like isoform X1 translates to MRATLLASLVALGLLGPSPGATDKIPIGAIFEQGTEEVQAAFKYAMLQHNQNITARRFELQAYVDVINTADAFKLSRIICSQFSRGVFLMLGAVNPDSFDTLHSYANTFQMPFVTPWFPEKVLAPSSGLLDHAISMRPDYHKAIIDVIRYYGWRKIIYLYDSHDGLLRLQQIYQGLQPGNDSIQVETVKRLQNVSDAINFLHNIEELSRWTPKYIVLDCPTEMAKEIVVSHVRDITLGKRTYHYLLSGLIMDDRWESEVIEYGAINITGFRIVDTSRRYVREFLEGWRKVESGIQSNTGTAIQRDTISAQAALMYDAVSVMIEVFNKLLRKKPDMFRSNVRRGQVFNNGSRGLECNYSKNWVTPWEHGDKISRFLRKVELDGLTGEIRFSEDGRRTNYTLHVMEMTVNSAMVKVAEWTDEKGFTPVAAKYVRLKPFAEIERNRTYIVTTIEEAPYIMMKTTEPGEVLTGNDRFEGYCKDLADLIAKKLDIRYELRIVKDGYYGSENSDVKGGWDGMVGELVRKEADIAVAALTITRARERVLDFSEHFMDLGISIMIKKPAKQAPGVFSFMLPFGREVWAAIFCAYLFVTCVMYIAHCWRQTVAKPRRTRYVQQMGWVAIASSISHQFSLKNCLWFALASAFKQGNAILPRSISGRIVGSVWWFFTLILISSYTANLAAFLTVERMVAPINSPEDLASQTEVEYGTLYQGSTWDFFRRSQITLYSKMWEFMNSRKHVFVKTYEEGIRRVRHSKGKYALLIESPTNDYINEREPCDTMKVGRNLDAKGFGVATPLGSPLRDGINLAVLSLKENGELAKLKNKWWYDRTECRHDNKQDAARNELSLSNVAGIFYILIGGLVLAMGVALLEFCYKSQVEAGRAKIPLSDAMKAKARLTIGGSRDYDNGQLFGEPS, encoded by the exons ATGCGAGCAACCCTGCTGGCGTCCCTTGTGGCCCTGGGCCTGCTGGGCCCCAGCCCTGGCGCCACCGACAAGATTCCGATAG GTGCAATTTTCGAGCAAGGAACAGAAGAAGTGCAAGCGGCTTTCAAATACGCTATGCTGCAGCACAACCAGAACATCACGGCCCGACGTTTCGAGCTGCAAGCCTACGTCGACGTTATTAACACGGCTGACGCTTTCAAGTTGTCAAGGATAA TTTGCTCGCAGTTTTCACGCGGCGTCTTCCTAATGCTCGGCGCCGTGAACCCCGACTCATTTGACACGCTCCACTCGTACGCCAACACCTTCCAAATGCCCTTCGTGACGCCGTGGTTCCCTGAAAAGGTGCTGGCGCCCAGTTCCGGCCTCTTGGACCACGCGATCTCGATGCGGCCCGATTACCACAAAGCCATCATTGACGTCATCAGGTACTATGGCTGGAGGAAGATCATCTACTTGTACGACTCCCACGACG GTTTACTGCGGCTGCAGCAGATTTATCAAGGATTGCAGCCGGGCAACGACTCCATCCAAGTTGAGACCGTCAAGCGCTTGCAAAATGTATCCGACGCGATCAATTTCCTGCACAACATCGAGGAACTGAGCAG GTGGACGCCAAAGTACATTGTGCTCGATTGTCCGACGGAAATGGCCAAGGAAATTGTCGTCTCGCACGTGAGGGATATCACCCTTGGAAAGCGGACTTATCACTACCTCCTAAGCGGTCTC atCATGGATGATCGATGGGAGAGCGAAGTGATTGAATATGGCGCCATCAATATCACCGGTTTTCGAATCGTGGATACGAGCAGGAGGTACGTTCGCGAATTTCTGGAAGGCTGGCGCAAAGTGGAGTCTGGAATTCAATCTAACACCGGCACTGCGATCCAGCGTGACACAATTTCG GCTCAGGCAGCTTTGATGTACGATGCCGTGTCTGTCATGATTGAAGTGTTCAACAAGTTGCTGCGGAAGAAACCAGACATGTTCCGCTCCAACGTGCGCCGAGGGCAAGTGTTCAACAATGGCAGCCGCGGACTCGAGTGCAACTACAGCAAGAACTGGGTCACTCCATGGGAGCATGGGGATAAAATCTCAAGATTCTTGCGAAAG GTTGAGCTTGACGGGCTGACCGGCGAAATCCGCTTTAGCGAGGATGGCAGACGGACCAACTACACGCTGCACGTGATGGAGATGACAGTCAACAGCGCCATGGTCAAG GTAGCAGAATGGACCGACGAAAAAGGATTCACACCTGTCGCTGCCAAATACGTGCGGCTAAAACCATTTGCTGAGATCGAGCGCAACAGAACTTACATCGTTACTACGATCGAA GAAGCACCATACATCATGATGAAAACAACAGAACCCGGCGAGGTGCTGACAGGCAATGATCGATTTGAAGGTTACTGCAAAGACCTGGCTGATTTAATCGCCAAAAAGCTTGACATCAGAT ATGAGCTGCGGATTGTTAAAGACGGATATTACGGTTCCGAAAATTCTGACGTGAAAGGAGGCTGGGACGGCATGGTAGGAGAATTAGTGAGAAAG GAAGCAGATATAGCGGTCGCAGCTCTGACCATTACAAGAGCCAGGGAGCGGGTTCTCGACTTTTCAGAGCACTTCATGGATCTGGGCATCTCGATCATGATAAAAAAGCCAGCAAAACAGGCGCCCGGGGTGTTCAGTTTTATGCTTCCGTTTGGCCGGGAGGTGTGGGCTGCTATTTTTTGCGCCTACCTCTTCGTCACGTGCGTCATGTACATTGCCCACTGCTGGAGGCAAACCGTCGCCAAACCAAGG AGAACGCGGTACGTGCAGCAAATGGGCTGGGTGGCCATCGCCTCGTCCATCAGCCACCAGTTCAGCTTGAAAAACTGCCTGTGGTTCGCGCTGGCGAGCGCCTTCAAGCAGGGCAACGCCATTCTGCCCAG ATCGATATCAGGGCGGATAGTGGGGAGTGTCTGGTGGTTCTTCACCCTGATTCTGATCTCATCATACACCGCCAACTTGGCCGCCTTCCTCACCGTTGAGCGAATGGTCGCCCCAATTAACTCTCCAGAAGACTTGGCATCGCAGACGGAAGTGGAGTACGGAACCCTGTACCAAGGCTCAACCTGGGACTTTTTCAGG cGGTCGCAAATCACTCTCTACAGCAAGATGTGGGAATTCATGAACTCGAGGAAACACGTCTTCGTGAAGACCTACGAAGAGGGCATCCGCAGGGTCCGCCACTCCAAGGGCAAGTATGCTTTACTGATCGAGTCGCCCACAAACGATTACATCAACGAGAGAGAGCCATGCGACACCATGAAGGTCGGACGCAATTTGGACGCCAAAGGGTTTGGCGTTGCCACCCCTCTCGGCTCACCCCTCAGGGACGGAATCAACCTGGCCGTGTTGTCACTGAAGGAAAATGGTGAACTGGCGAAGCTGAAGAACAAGTGGTGGTACGACCGTACGGAATGCAGACACGACAACAAACAG GATGCCGCCCGAAATGAATTGTCCCTCAGCAACGTGGCtggaatattttacattttgatcgGTGGATTAGTGCTCGCCATGGGAGTCGCACTTTTAGAATTCTGCTACAAGTCGCAGGTGGAAGCTGGTCGAGCAAAG ATCCCCCTGTCAGACGCGATGAAGGCAAAGGCTCGGCTCACAATAGGCGGATCGCGGGACTATGACAACGGTCAACTTTTCGGAGAACCGTCATAA
- the LOC135945394 gene encoding glutamate receptor 1-like isoform X2, which yields MRATLLASLVALGLLGPSPGATDKIPIGAIFEQGTEEVQAAFKYAMLQHNQNITARRFELQAYVDVINTADAFKLSRIICSQFSRGVFLMLGAVNPDSFDTLHSYANTFQMPFVTPWFPEKVLAPSSGLLDHAISMRPDYHKAIIDVIRYYGWRKIIYLYDSHDGLLRLQQIYQGLQPGNDSIQVETVKRLQNVSDAINFLHNIEELSRWTPKYIVLDCPTEMAKEIVVSHVRDITLGKRTYHYLLSGLIMDDRWESEVIEYGAINITGFRIVDTSRRYVREFLEGWRKVESGIQSNTGTAIQRDTISAQAALMYDAVSVMIEVFNKLLRKKPDMFRSNVRRGQVFNNGSRGLECNYSKNWVTPWEHGDKISRFLRKVELDGLTGEIRFSEDGRRTNYTLHVMEMTVNSAMVKVAEWTDEKGFTPVAAKYVRLKPFAEIERNRTYIVTTIEEAPYIMMKTTEPGEVLTGNDRFEGYCKDLADLIAKKLDIRYELRIVKDGYYGSENSDVKGGWDGMVGELVRKEADIAIASMTITSERERVIDFSKPFMSLGISIMIKKPVKQKPGVFSFLNPLSKEIWVCVIFSYIGVSVVLFIVSRFSPYEWRVEETLAGTAVANDFSLLNSFWFSLGAFMQQGCDISPRSISGRIVGSVWWFFTLILISSYTANLAAFLTVERMVAPINSPEDLASQTEVEYGTLYQGSTWDFFRRSQITLYSKMWEFMNSRKHVFVKTYEEGIRRVRHSKGKYALLIESPTNDYINEREPCDTMKVGRNLDAKGFGVATPLGSPLRDGINLAVLSLKENGELAKLKNKWWYDRTECRHDNKQDAARNELSLSNVAGIFYILIGGLVLAMGVALLEFCYKSQVEAGRAKIPLSDAMKAKARLTIGGSRDYDNGQLFGEPS from the exons ATGCGAGCAACCCTGCTGGCGTCCCTTGTGGCCCTGGGCCTGCTGGGCCCCAGCCCTGGCGCCACCGACAAGATTCCGATAG GTGCAATTTTCGAGCAAGGAACAGAAGAAGTGCAAGCGGCTTTCAAATACGCTATGCTGCAGCACAACCAGAACATCACGGCCCGACGTTTCGAGCTGCAAGCCTACGTCGACGTTATTAACACGGCTGACGCTTTCAAGTTGTCAAGGATAA TTTGCTCGCAGTTTTCACGCGGCGTCTTCCTAATGCTCGGCGCCGTGAACCCCGACTCATTTGACACGCTCCACTCGTACGCCAACACCTTCCAAATGCCCTTCGTGACGCCGTGGTTCCCTGAAAAGGTGCTGGCGCCCAGTTCCGGCCTCTTGGACCACGCGATCTCGATGCGGCCCGATTACCACAAAGCCATCATTGACGTCATCAGGTACTATGGCTGGAGGAAGATCATCTACTTGTACGACTCCCACGACG GTTTACTGCGGCTGCAGCAGATTTATCAAGGATTGCAGCCGGGCAACGACTCCATCCAAGTTGAGACCGTCAAGCGCTTGCAAAATGTATCCGACGCGATCAATTTCCTGCACAACATCGAGGAACTGAGCAG GTGGACGCCAAAGTACATTGTGCTCGATTGTCCGACGGAAATGGCCAAGGAAATTGTCGTCTCGCACGTGAGGGATATCACCCTTGGAAAGCGGACTTATCACTACCTCCTAAGCGGTCTC atCATGGATGATCGATGGGAGAGCGAAGTGATTGAATATGGCGCCATCAATATCACCGGTTTTCGAATCGTGGATACGAGCAGGAGGTACGTTCGCGAATTTCTGGAAGGCTGGCGCAAAGTGGAGTCTGGAATTCAATCTAACACCGGCACTGCGATCCAGCGTGACACAATTTCG GCTCAGGCAGCTTTGATGTACGATGCCGTGTCTGTCATGATTGAAGTGTTCAACAAGTTGCTGCGGAAGAAACCAGACATGTTCCGCTCCAACGTGCGCCGAGGGCAAGTGTTCAACAATGGCAGCCGCGGACTCGAGTGCAACTACAGCAAGAACTGGGTCACTCCATGGGAGCATGGGGATAAAATCTCAAGATTCTTGCGAAAG GTTGAGCTTGACGGGCTGACCGGCGAAATCCGCTTTAGCGAGGATGGCAGACGGACCAACTACACGCTGCACGTGATGGAGATGACAGTCAACAGCGCCATGGTCAAG GTAGCAGAATGGACCGACGAAAAAGGATTCACACCTGTCGCTGCCAAATACGTGCGGCTAAAACCATTTGCTGAGATCGAGCGCAACAGAACTTACATCGTTACTACGATCGAA GAAGCACCATACATCATGATGAAAACAACAGAACCCGGCGAGGTGCTGACAGGCAATGATCGATTTGAAGGTTACTGCAAAGACCTGGCTGATTTAATCGCCAAAAAGCTTGACATCAGAT ATGAGCTGCGGATTGTTAAAGACGGATATTACGGTTCCGAAAATTCTGACGTGAAAGGAGGCTGGGACGGCATGGTAGGAGAATTAGTGAGAAAG GAGGCAGACATTGCGATCGCCAGCATGACCATCACCTCGGAGAGGGAGCGCGTAATCGACTTCAGCAAGCCATTCATGTCGCTAGGCATTTCCATCATGATCAAAAAGCCGGTGAAACAAAAGCCCGGCGTGTTCAGCTTCCTTAACCCCCTGTCCAAGGAGATTTGGGTGTGTGTCATTTTCTCCTATATCGGGGTCAGTGTTGTCCTCTTCATCGTGTCGCGGTTCAGCCCATACGAGTGGAGGGTGGAGGAGACGCTGGCTGGCACGGCCGTGGCCAACGACTTCAGTCTGCTGAACAGTTTTTGGTTCTCGCTCGGCGCCTTCATGCAGCAGGGATGCGACATATCACCTAG ATCGATATCAGGGCGGATAGTGGGGAGTGTCTGGTGGTTCTTCACCCTGATTCTGATCTCATCATACACCGCCAACTTGGCCGCCTTCCTCACCGTTGAGCGAATGGTCGCCCCAATTAACTCTCCAGAAGACTTGGCATCGCAGACGGAAGTGGAGTACGGAACCCTGTACCAAGGCTCAACCTGGGACTTTTTCAGG cGGTCGCAAATCACTCTCTACAGCAAGATGTGGGAATTCATGAACTCGAGGAAACACGTCTTCGTGAAGACCTACGAAGAGGGCATCCGCAGGGTCCGCCACTCCAAGGGCAAGTATGCTTTACTGATCGAGTCGCCCACAAACGATTACATCAACGAGAGAGAGCCATGCGACACCATGAAGGTCGGACGCAATTTGGACGCCAAAGGGTTTGGCGTTGCCACCCCTCTCGGCTCACCCCTCAGGGACGGAATCAACCTGGCCGTGTTGTCACTGAAGGAAAATGGTGAACTGGCGAAGCTGAAGAACAAGTGGTGGTACGACCGTACGGAATGCAGACACGACAACAAACAG GATGCCGCCCGAAATGAATTGTCCCTCAGCAACGTGGCtggaatattttacattttgatcgGTGGATTAGTGCTCGCCATGGGAGTCGCACTTTTAGAATTCTGCTACAAGTCGCAGGTGGAAGCTGGTCGAGCAAAG ATCCCCCTGTCAGACGCGATGAAGGCAAAGGCTCGGCTCACAATAGGCGGATCGCGGGACTATGACAACGGTCAACTTTTCGGAGAACCGTCATAA
- the LOC135945380 gene encoding uncharacterized protein LOC135945380, translated as MCDKSLHISKETFRFRGANLYCCAKHMQLLNIASLETKLCLSKQLNLSASEQFWTSGRADNCNKTYAWCGSGEKEEINFDILGWKKPESSAGRGCIVANFEKTGNFTEIKAKYEDCQTKNKYRVICEVKPLCLITNTNNLETLQRDPPSKCTNTRCPMLRCEEEKQQTTGIDVTRLSNVKVWKSKGKEIRADLNKLSYYTFQKYGCAANFPMLSLESKKKMDFVIKLIRSEPAKLPFGKYFLSAVSIGCPSVIRWCNWKDNPLLENDSYLSWYKGEPSADPTKECVAVDYSDTPPYFTLFKVECNAAGISNLAESSENCTKTSCFYLKGL; from the exons ATGTGTGATAAGAGTTTACACATTTCCAAGGAAACA TTTAGATTTAGAGGCGCTAATTTGTACTGTTGCGCAAAGCATATGCAACTTCTCAACATAGCCAGTTTGGAGACAAAATTGTGCTTGTCCAAACAGCTGAATC TTAGCGCATCAGAGCAATTTTGGACTTCAGGCAGGGCGGACAATTGCAATAAAACATATGCGTGGTGCGGATCTGGTGAAAAAGAGGAGATCAATTTCGATATTCTTGGCTGGAAGAAACCTGAATCTTCTGCTGGAAGAGGATGCATTGTagccaattttgaaaaaactggGAACTTCACAGAAATAAAGGCGAAGTACGAAGAttgccaaacaaaaaataaatacagagtCATCTGCGAGGTGAAACCTTTATGCCTTAttacaaacacaaataatttagaaaccCTACAGCGCGATCCTCCATCAAAGTGTACCAACACACGATGTCCAATGTTGAGATGCGAGGAAGAA AAACAGCAAACCACGGGAATTGATGTCACTCGCCTCTCGAACGTAAAGGTTTGGAAATCAAAGGGAAAAGAAATTAGAGCAGACCTCAATAAG ttatcATACTacacttttcaaaaatatggGTGCGCAGCCAATTTCCCAATGCTTTCTTTGGaatccaagaaaaaaatggattttgttATTAAGTTAATTAGAA GTGAACCGGCAAAGCTGCCTTTTGGAAAATACTTTCTCTCAGCAGTCTCTATCGGCTGTCCGTCTGTGATAAGGTGGTGCAACTGGAAGGACAACCCCTTGCTGGAGAATGATAGCTACCTATCTTGGTATAAAGGGGAACCCTCGGCCGACCCTACCAAAGAATGCGTTGCAGTAGATTACTCAGACACACCACCCTATTTTACACTCTTTAAAGTTGAATGTAATGCAGCGGGAATCAGTAATTTAGCAGAATCGAGTGAAAACTGCACAAAAACCTCTTGTTTCTATCTAAAAGGACTCTAA